Genomic DNA from Marinobacter sp. MDS2:
CGATTCTTCAGCCTCGCGCATGGCGCTGACGATATCGTCCCGACTCAGCGGATCAAAGCGCTGGGCAACTTTCACATTGATCATGGTTTGCGGCAACTTGTTCATACCACTACGCAGCTCTGACAACGTTTTTCCGGAGTTGCCAATCGCCAACAGCACTTGTAAGGCCGAAATCACGCCATCGCCCGTACCGATGCAGTCGCGAATGACCATATGCCCGGAACCTTCACCACCAACCAGCCAGTCATTGGCCAGTAGCCGCTCCATCACATAGCGGTCGCCAACCTTTGCACGCTCAAACGGTATATCCAGCTCGTTTAGCGCCAACTCGACACCCAGATTGGTCATCAACGTGCCAACCACGCCACCTTCCAGACGCCCCTCAGCGCGCCGCTGTGATGCCAGAATATACAGCAGTTCGTCTCCGTCCACTTCGGATCCGTCCCGATCAACCATGAGGACCCGGTCGCCATCACCATCGAAAGCGATCCCCAAATCAGCACCCTTGTCGATAACCGTCTGTTTCAGGCTTTCAAGATGGGTAGAGCCAACGTTCAGGTTGATATTCAGTCCATCCGGCTCGGCACCAATTACGGTCAGCTTGGCACCCAGCTCGCGGAACACCTTGGGTGCCACGTGGTAGGTCGCACCGTGAGCACAATCCAGCACGACATGCAGCCCATCCAACGTGAATTCATTCGGAACGGTACTCTTACAGAATTCGACATAGCGGCCAGGCGCGTCATCGATCCGACTGACTTTACCCAACTCTTTCGGCTCGCAGACCTCAATCGGCTTATCCAGCCAGCGTTCGATCTCCGATTCCAGCGCATCATCCAGCTTAGTGCCGGCAGCCGAGAAAAACTTGATACCGTTGTCATGGTGAGGATTGTGGGAGGCACTAATCACAATGCCCGCCGACGCCCGGAACGTGCGCGTCAGATAAGCAATGGCCGGGGTCGGCATCGGACCTAGCAGTTTGACATCCACTCCAGCGGCAGAAAGCCCCGCCTCCAGCGCCGACTCAAACATATACCCTGACAACCGGGTGTCTTTACCGATCAACACACTGTTGCGCTGCCCGGCCTTTTTAAACGCTTGCCCGGCCGCCCAACCAAGATGAAGCATAAACTCGGGTGTGATGGGTTGCTCGCCGACGCGACCGCGAATGCCGTCGGTACCAAAATATTTCCGCTGGGACATTACCTTGCCTCCTTTATGGCCGTTACGACTTTGACGGCGTCCACAGTTTCCCTGACGTCATGCACTCGCAGAATGCTCGCGCCTTTCATGGCCGATATTGTCGCGGCTGCGAGGCTGGCAGACAACCTTTCATTCACATCGCGACCTGTGATGGCTCCGAGCATCGACTTTCGGGAGATACCAATCAGTAGCGGATGCCCAAGCATATGCATTTGTTCCATGCCGGCTAGCAGCTGAACATTGTGCTCAACCGTCTTACCAAAACCGAACCCGGGATCAAGAATGATATTTTCCGGTAACACGCCAGCCGCTTCGGCTACTCGCACCCGCTCCGTCAAAAACGAGCTGACTTCCCGACGCACGTTCCGGTAGAACGGCGAATCCTGCATGGTGTCCGGCTCACCCTGAATGTGCATCAGGCACACGGGCACGCCCGCCTCAGCAACCACTTCTGACGCACCGTCTCGTTGAAGCGCCCGGACATCATTAATCAAGCCAGCTCCAACCTTTACGGTTTCCGCCATGACCACCGGATTGCTGGTATCGACAGACACCACCACATCCAGCTCTCGCGCAATCGCCTCAACAACCGGGCACACCCGGTCCAACTCTTGCTGCGTAGAAACCGGAGCGGCTCCCGGGCGGGTTGATTCACCCCCAACGTCCACAAAAGTTGCGCCATCAGCCACCATTTGCTTTGCTCGAAGCACTGCAGCGTCCACATTATTGAATCGACCACCATCCGAAAACGAGTCGGGGGTGACGTTCAAAATACCCATAACATGGCATTCCGACAGATTCAGCTGGCGGCCGGCAAAATTAACGTTCATAGCACAGAGTCCGGTTAGATCTTTAGTGAATACAAAAACAAACGCCGCCCAGAATGTGGGCGGCGTCGGATGTTACTTGCAGCTTTACTGCGAGTTAGTGCTCGCCAGCCGGACGCCCTACTCCGGGCTGACCACCGTCACCCGATTCCTTGGGCTCTGATGCCGGCTCGGCACTTTCCGGCGTTCCACCGGCAGAAGGACCGCTGTCACCCCAGTTTTTCGGCGGGCGTGGTTCGCGTCCCTCCATGATGTCGTCAATCTGAAAGCGATCAATGGTTTCATACTTCATCAACGCATGAGCCATCATATCGAGCTTCTCTCGATTTTCGACCAGGATCTGCTTGGCCGTCTCGTAGCAGGTATCCACGATGTTACGCACTTCCTCGTCGATACGCTGCGCTGTCTCTGGTGAATACACCGTGTGCGACTGACCAGCTGAACGCCCCAGGAACGGCTCTTCACTGTCGGTATCGTACTGCAGCGGCCCCAACTTATCGGACAACCCCCAGCGAGTGACCATGTTGCGCGCAAGGCTGGTCG
This window encodes:
- the glmM gene encoding phosphoglucosamine mutase; this encodes MSQRKYFGTDGIRGRVGEQPITPEFMLHLGWAAGQAFKKAGQRNSVLIGKDTRLSGYMFESALEAGLSAAGVDVKLLGPMPTPAIAYLTRTFRASAGIVISASHNPHHDNGIKFFSAAGTKLDDALESEIERWLDKPIEVCEPKELGKVSRIDDAPGRYVEFCKSTVPNEFTLDGLHVVLDCAHGATYHVAPKVFRELGAKLTVIGAEPDGLNINLNVGSTHLESLKQTVIDKGADLGIAFDGDGDRVLMVDRDGSEVDGDELLYILASQRRAEGRLEGGVVGTLMTNLGVELALNELDIPFERAKVGDRYVMERLLANDWLVGGEGSGHMVIRDCIGTGDGVISALQVLLAIGNSGKTLSELRSGMNKLPQTMINVKVAQRFDPLSRDDIVSAMREAEESLGDSGRILLRASGTEPLIRVMAEGKDAAEIARVAESLAEVVEQSTP
- the folP gene encoding dihydropteroate synthase, with product MNVNFAGRQLNLSECHVMGILNVTPDSFSDGGRFNNVDAAVLRAKQMVADGATFVDVGGESTRPGAAPVSTQQELDRVCPVVEAIARELDVVVSVDTSNPVVMAETVKVGAGLINDVRALQRDGASEVVAEAGVPVCLMHIQGEPDTMQDSPFYRNVRREVSSFLTERVRVAEAAGVLPENIILDPGFGFGKTVEHNVQLLAGMEQMHMLGHPLLIGISRKSMLGAITGRDVNERLSASLAAATISAMKGASILRVHDVRETVDAVKVVTAIKEAR